The genomic stretch TCAACTTCTCTTCCAATCGCACCAAGAGCCAGTTGGATAAAAGCCCGAGCACTGCCAAAAGAAGTACCCCGAACAGTAGCCTGGTTGTCTGCATGAGGTTTGCTGCAGAGAGGATCATGAAGCCCAGGCCCCTTTCGGCTGCTATCATCTCGGCTGTGACCAAAAGCAACAATGCCGCCCCGGCCCCCAACTTAAGGCCTGCAAAGATCATGGGCAGGCTGGCAGGCAGAAGCACCTTACGGGCAATCCTGGCTTTGGTGGAGCCCAGGGAGACAGCTGCCTGGATAAACAAGGGGCTCACCTCCTTGACACCGGCCCTGGTGTTGACCAACACAGGGAAAAAGACTCCTAATCCTATTACCGCCACTTTGGAGGCCTCACCCAGACCCAGCCACAAAATCAGTAGAGGCAACAGGGCGATCTTGGGAATGGGGTAAGAGGCTGCCACCATGGGGTAGCCCATGGCGTCTGTTTTCCTGGATATGCCCATGGCCAGACCCAGAAAGATCCCAAAACCTGCCCCCAGCAGAAAACC from bacterium encodes the following:
- a CDS encoding ABC transporter permease; translated protein: MGEQLHKEAYRDRVRIGSLASKGGLVGGWGLVSLGGVLVLWEAVGRSGFVAPLFLPPLSSVLMDGFLMAKSGELWAHLGASLWRILWGFLLGAGFGIFLGLAMGISRKTDAMGYPMVAASYPIPKIALLPLLILWLGLGEASKVAVIGLGVFFPVLVNTRAGVKEVSPLFIQAAVSLGSTKARIARKVLLPASLPMIFAGLKLGAGAALLLLVTAEMIAAERGLGFMILSAANLMQTTRLLFGVLLLAVLGLLSNWLLVRLEEKLIPWKA